The Lichenihabitans psoromatis genome contains a region encoding:
- a CDS encoding lipid kinase, translating to MNEHDDTSGPTSSSASDHLTKPALLIVNTKSRNGAAASDRVYDALKTAGIPVRREACEEASQVSAMIRLLASEVDRVVLGGGDGTLNAALPGLLHTGLPLGIIPLGTANDLARTLGLPIDPVAAAQVIAAGNSKRIDIGKANEVPFFNVASIGFGVDLTRALTRDAKKRWGTLGYLVAGVRALQRLRSFTIEIEQEGTVQRGRTIHLAIGNGRHYGGGMTVSEDAAIDDGRLNVYSLEVRKLWQLMLVLPSMRHGRQGRWKEVRTLASADITVRTRRERSVNTDGEITTKTPARFRVLPRAIEVYVP from the coding sequence ATGAACGAGCATGACGACACGAGCGGACCCACATCGTCCAGCGCCAGCGACCATCTGACAAAACCGGCTTTGTTGATCGTCAACACGAAAAGCCGAAATGGCGCGGCGGCCTCGGATCGTGTGTATGACGCCCTGAAAACGGCTGGCATTCCGGTCCGCCGGGAGGCCTGCGAAGAGGCGTCTCAAGTGTCGGCCATGATCCGCCTTCTTGCGAGCGAGGTCGACCGCGTGGTGCTTGGCGGGGGCGATGGAACGCTGAACGCGGCGCTGCCCGGCCTGCTCCATACGGGTCTTCCACTCGGCATCATCCCGCTCGGCACCGCCAACGATCTGGCTCGCACCTTGGGACTTCCGATCGATCCCGTCGCAGCGGCTCAGGTGATCGCGGCGGGCAACAGCAAACGGATCGACATCGGCAAAGCCAATGAGGTTCCGTTCTTCAACGTGGCCAGTATCGGGTTCGGGGTGGATCTGACGCGCGCGCTGACGCGAGATGCCAAAAAGCGATGGGGAACGTTAGGGTATTTGGTGGCGGGCGTCCGCGCGCTCCAGCGTCTGCGATCCTTCACGATCGAGATCGAGCAGGAAGGCACCGTCCAGCGTGGCCGCACCATCCATCTCGCGATCGGCAACGGCCGGCACTACGGCGGGGGCATGACGGTGTCCGAAGACGCCGCAATCGACGATGGCCGCCTGAATGTCTACAGCCTCGAGGTCCGCAAGCTCTGGCAATTGATGTTGGTGCTGCCCTCGATGCGGCATGGCCGGCAGGGACGGTGGAAAGAGGTTCGCACCTTGGCGAGCGCCGATATCACCGTTCGGACCCGCCGCGAACGGTCGGTCAACACCGATGGTGAAATCACCACGAAGACACCGGCGCGGTTTCGCGTACTGCCGCGCGCTATCGAGGTCTACGTGCCGTGA
- a CDS encoding EAL domain-containing protein, translated as MTNCAETTIDIERGVALLRTCFDQTRQGFLLLDQNRNILAFNEHFQTLVGYPQDVLHVGTASLALIDSAFELGYYPGLTIDEARSGWETRFISPFATEHQRTTASGKTLSLSCIPTEQNGWYIITCRDISEELNTQRALVAQNDRFDAALSNSPHGLCMFDEHNRLILCNPAYRKLYNLPEDLLRPGTALQDILAYRATINSGPRSLQTYFDVTMAAQTRGEAASTRVELQDGRTIRITHNPMPHGGYVASHEDVTAAMGSEARIRYLANHDSLTGLPNRIALRERLEDAMGDVRRGEKLAVLYLDLDAFKTVNDTLGHPVGDRVLIEVTTRLKRCLRDVDFVSRIGGDEFIVLQFGSSTAEQATVLALRLIDAVSNPYDIDGHQIVIGVCIGVAFCPAHGLTSEAVIKNADLALYRAKSGGRNTFRLFEHAMDIPVQLRRQFEIDLRAGIANEAFELYYQPLIEIETGVIKSFEALIRWKHPERGLLSPIDFIPLAEESGLIVPLGEWIIRRACLDAAAWPAEIGVAVNLSPVQFKAGNLLRVVRAALADSGLPPTRLEVEITESVLLVDNEVTAALLHEFHNVGIRIALDDFGTGYSSLSYLRSFPFDKIKIDKSFIRELGERQDCAAIVKAIADLGLALGMVITAEGVETAEQLSLVRRQGCGEAQGYLFNRPRPIADMPAMLRMDGSWRDGVS; from the coding sequence GTGACCAATTGCGCCGAGACGACGATCGATATCGAGCGTGGTGTCGCGCTCCTCCGAACCTGCTTCGATCAAACCCGACAAGGCTTTCTGCTTCTCGACCAAAACAGAAACATTCTTGCTTTTAACGAGCATTTTCAAACGCTCGTCGGATATCCGCAAGACGTTCTCCACGTCGGAACAGCAAGTCTTGCGCTGATCGACTCGGCATTCGAGCTCGGATATTACCCAGGCCTGACGATCGACGAGGCGCGGTCGGGATGGGAGACCCGCTTCATCTCGCCTTTCGCGACCGAGCATCAACGAACCACCGCAAGTGGTAAAACGCTGTCCTTGTCCTGTATTCCGACCGAACAGAATGGTTGGTATATTATAACCTGTCGGGACATTTCGGAAGAACTCAACACACAGCGTGCTCTCGTGGCGCAAAACGATCGTTTCGACGCAGCGCTTAGCAATTCGCCACATGGGCTATGCATGTTCGACGAGCATAATCGGCTTATCCTCTGCAATCCGGCCTATCGGAAGCTTTACAATCTTCCCGAGGACCTTCTTCGTCCCGGTACGGCGCTGCAAGACATTCTCGCGTATCGCGCCACGATCAATAGCGGGCCTCGCAGCCTGCAGACCTATTTCGATGTCACGATGGCGGCGCAAACGCGCGGCGAGGCCGCCAGCACCCGCGTCGAACTGCAGGATGGTCGCACTATCCGCATCACGCATAACCCCATGCCGCACGGCGGCTACGTCGCCTCGCATGAGGACGTAACAGCTGCGATGGGCTCGGAGGCTCGCATTCGCTATCTGGCGAACCACGACAGCCTGACCGGCTTACCGAACCGGATCGCTTTGCGAGAGCGTCTCGAGGACGCCATGGGAGACGTGCGGCGCGGCGAGAAACTTGCGGTTCTATACCTCGATCTCGATGCGTTCAAAACCGTGAACGACACCCTGGGTCATCCGGTCGGCGATCGGGTCTTGATCGAGGTGACGACACGCTTGAAGCGCTGTTTGCGGGACGTCGACTTCGTCAGCCGCATCGGTGGCGACGAGTTCATCGTGCTTCAATTCGGATCGAGCACGGCCGAGCAGGCGACCGTGTTGGCGCTTCGCCTGATCGACGCGGTCTCCAACCCCTATGATATCGACGGACATCAAATCGTGATCGGCGTGTGTATCGGCGTTGCGTTCTGTCCGGCGCACGGTTTGACAAGCGAAGCCGTCATCAAAAACGCCGATCTCGCGCTGTATCGAGCGAAATCGGGCGGTCGCAATACGTTCCGGCTGTTCGAACATGCGATGGACATCCCGGTCCAATTGCGCCGCCAATTCGAAATCGATCTCAGAGCCGGCATCGCGAATGAAGCGTTCGAGCTTTACTATCAACCGTTGATCGAGATCGAGACCGGCGTCATCAAGAGCTTCGAAGCGTTAATTCGATGGAAGCATCCCGAACGCGGTTTGCTCTCCCCGATCGATTTCATCCCCCTGGCGGAAGAATCCGGCCTGATCGTTCCGCTCGGCGAATGGATTATTCGACGAGCCTGTCTCGATGCCGCCGCCTGGCCTGCGGAGATCGGTGTGGCGGTCAATCTATCGCCGGTTCAGTTCAAAGCCGGAAATCTGTTGCGGGTCGTCCGGGCGGCGCTCGCGGATTCGGGCCTTCCACCAACGCGTCTTGAGGTCGAAATCACAGAATCGGTGCTGCTGGTCGATAACGAGGTCACGGCCGCCTTGCTGCATGAATTTCACAATGTCGGGATCCGCATCGCGCTGGATGATTTCGGCACCGGCTATTCGTCCCTGAGTTACTTGCGGTCGTTCCCGTTCGACAAGATCAAGATCGACAAATCCTTCATCCGCGAACTCGGCGAGCGGCAAGACTGTGCCGCCATCGTCAAGGCGATCGCCGATCTCGGTTTGGCGCTCGGAATGGTGATCACGGCCGAGGGCGTCGAAACCGCCGAACAATTGAGCCTCGTTCGCCGGCAGGGTTGCGGCGAGGCTCAGGGCTACCTCTTCAATCGCCCCCGCCCTATAGCCGATATGCCTGCCATGCTCCGCATGGACGGCAGTTGGCGCGACGGCGTATCGTAA